Part of the Rhodohalobacter sp. 614A genome is shown below.
AACATGATATCCAAAGGAAGGGGAGTGTTGGCCATCCAAAAACTTCTTGTTTGCTGATTGTCGAAGATAAAAAACATACCCGCATCATCCGGTAAATCTGTTACATTCATCAAACCTTCGCTGCGGGAACGGTTATTGTCAGCAATGGCAGCTTTAATTGTGGAAATTGTATCAGCTTCCGATCTGAGAAAGGAAACCTCGGCATTAAATTCTAATACGCGTCCGTTTTCTTCATTGGATTCCTGATTCTGGTTATTATTGTCAGAACAGGAACTTAGAATAAGAAGTCCCACAAAAAGAAAGAAAATGGGATAGATGAAGATTTTACTGAACATTAAAATGATTGGCTTGAATAATATTAGGCATTTATAGTAAACAGCAATGCGCGTATTTGCAAGTCGTATC
Proteins encoded:
- a CDS encoding DUF192 domain-containing protein, coding for MFSKIFIYPIFFLFVGLLILSSCSDNNNQNQESNEENGRVLEFNAEVSFLRSEADTISTIKAAIADNNRSRSEGLMNVTDLPDDAGMFFIFDNQQTRSFWMANTPLPLDIMFVNSEMTIVRIHRNTQPYSQESIQSEEPAQYVVEVNAGYTLEHDIREGMKIAVDGADL